The sequence below is a genomic window from Acetobacteroides hydrogenigenes.
GTGGGGGGGACGAATCGGTGCTTGCCGTTAATTACAGGCTTCTTGTCGAAGCTGTAGTTAAACTCGAAAAAGGGAGCAAATAGGTTGATACCCTTGTTGGGTAGGCGTGATGCCCCATTCGAAAAGTGGCTCATGCTTACCCCAAAATCAAAATCCCAGTGGGGAGCAAACTGGTAGTTGGCGTAAAGGTTGAGGCTGATGAATACGTTGGACGATGAGCCAAGCGCGATATTCTCGTGGTTGGTGAAGGGATCGTAAGGCCTCCAGTTGAACGAGGCACCCAGCTGCCACTCAAACTTGAACTTAAGCGCTTTTGAGTAGTCGTTGAGGGTTGTCCCCTGAAAAGCGTAGAGGGCAAACGGATTTCCAAGGGCATCGTTGTCGTTGTAGAAGTTGGCAAAGTAGAACCCTACACCACCATAGGGCATACCGTAGGCGTAGTCCTGCCACCTATCGCCAGCTGCCGAGTATCCGTATTTCAGCGAGTACGAGTTGTACGTAGGCTTATTCTTTTGCTTTGTAACAAAGTCGTTGGTAGGAAGCACAGCTCCACCTTGGTAGTTAAACGATAAAAATGGGTTTCTGGCGCTTTTCTTATCCAAAGAGTCTTGACTTGTGCCGTTGCTCGCCAATGCAATTTTTATAACGAATAAAAAAAGTAGTAAAACAGACAGCCTCTTCATTATTTGATAGCAAGTATGGTTTAATGATCAAACCCCAAAGGTGCAAATAATTGAGAATTCAGCGGTTGAAAATGGTCGAATTTTAACAATTGAAAGGCTTTGCAGATTAACTTATTGTACTTTTTAATGGAGTGCGTTTTTTTGAGGTTGTTGTTCGAAATAGAGTATTTTGCCAATCGGTTTACTATTTTTGTTTGGCAGATATTTATCAACATACGGAGATAATGCTTTTTAAAGATATTGTAGGGCAAGATGAGCTAAAAGAGCGGCTAATACGAGGTGTTCACGAAGGTCGTATAAGCCATGCGCAGATGTTTTTAGGTGAGCCAGGTTCGGGAACTATTCCTTTAGCGATTGCCTACGCGCAATACCTAAACTGCCAGAATAGGGGCGAGCACGACTCCTGCGGCGTTTGCCCATCGTGCCATAAGGTGCAGAAGCTGATGCATCCCGACGTTCACTTTACCTTCCCCATAAATAAGACTTCGGAGATTGGCGATAAGGTTGTGGTAAGCGACCTGTTTTTGAGCTACTGGCGTTCAATTGTCGAAAACCTTACCTACTTCGACGAGCAGGACTGGTATTCGCACATCGACTTGGGCAATAAGCAGGGGCTTATTAGCGTGGCCGAAGCCGATAATATCATAAAAAAGCTATCGTTTAAGGCCTACGAGGGCGAGTACAAGGTGCTTATAATGTGGCTTCCCGAAAGGATGAACATTGCAGCCTCGAACGCACTCCTGAAGCTGGTTGAGGAGCCACCTGCTAAAACGGTATTCCTAATGGTTGCGCAGGAGGAGGGCAAAGTCTTAAAAACCATCCTTTCGCGAACGCAAATCATTCGGGTTCCACGCATAAGGTACGACGACATGGTTCGCTCGCTTACCGAGAGGTATCCCAGCTCGTCGATGCCAATAGAGAGCGTTGCCCGTTTGTCGTCGGGGAGCATGATTGAGGCCCGACGCCTGCTGGAGCTTGACGAGGAGGGCGACGAGTTCTTCGGTTACGTAATCGGGCTACTCCGATTTTGCTACCAGTCGAACGTAATTGGGCTTATTGAATGGAGCGAAGAGGTGGCAACGCTGGGGCGCGACCGCATTAAGCGCTTGCTGGCCTATGCCGAAAGGGTCATCCGCGAGGCGTTTATGCTCAACCTCCGGATGGAGGCCGTAAGCTACCTTCCGTTGAATCCCGAGCAGCAGAAATTCTACGCAAACTTTAAACCATTCATCCGTCCGAACAACATAGAGGAGACTTTTACCCTCCTCAACACGGCCATTCACCACATAAACGCCAACGGCAACGCAAAGATCGTGCTTGCCGATATGTCCCTTAAAATGGTGAAACTGATTAAGCCGTAATTTTTTATTACCTTCGCAAATTGCAATAATACTATTCGAAAGATGAGCAAACATCCCCATAATATAGATTTCTCTCGAGGCTGCTGCTTTACGCATAACGATCAGGACGAGGCCATTGCGGTTAGTCTTGATGGTGGACAAAAGCTTAGCACCTACGATTGGCTGAGCGATTTACCTCAAACAGCCATCGAAAATGACGTTTTTGAGGTACGCTTTAAGAATACCCGTAAGGGATACTACCGCAACGCCAACAAGCTGCAGCTCAAAAAGGGCGATATTGTTGCCGTAGAGGCATCGCCCGGGCACGACATTGGGATCATCTCGCTTACCGGCGAGCTGGTGGCGCGCCAAATGAAGAAGACCGGCGTTCACCCCAACAACCTTGAGTTTAAAAAGATATACCGCAAGGCAAAGCCAACCGATATCGAAAAATGGCAGGAGTCCATTGCCCGCGAGCAGCAAACCATGATTAAGTCGCGCCAGATTGCCAACCGCCTAAACCTAAACATGAAGGTGGGCGATGTGGAGTTTCAGGGCGACAATACCAAGGCGATCTTCTACTACATTGCCGACGAGCGCGTCGATTTCCGCCAGCTGATTAAGGATTTGGCCGAGGCCTTCAAGATTCGCGTGGAGATGCGCCAGATTGGTGCCCGCCAGGAGGCCGGTCGCATTGGCGGCATTGGCTCGTGCGGGCGCGAGCTCTGCTGCTCGACCTGGATTACCAGCTTCTCGTCGGTAACCACCAACTCGGCCCGCCATCAGGAGATATCGCTTAACCCTCAAAAGCTGGCCGGGCAGTGCAGCAAGCTAAAGTGCTGCCTCAACTACGAGCTCGACGCCTACGTGGATGCGCAAAAGGACTTCCCACGGGTTTCGGAGCCGCTTCAGCTTTTCGACGGCTTGGCATTCCTTCAAAAAACCGATATCCTAAAGGGGCTGATGTGGTTTAGCGCCGCTCCCGACTCTACGCTTAACCTTACGGAGGTATCCGTAGATAGGGTTAAGGAGATCCTAGAGCTAAACCGTCGCGGCATTAAGGCCGATAAGCTGCTCGGCGAGATTAGCGAAGAAACCATGGTGAAGGCTCGCATGATGGAGGAGCCCGACTTTAAGAACGTGGTTGGCGAGGATAGCATTACCCGCTTCGACCGCACGGGTAAGCGCAGCTCGCGTGGCCGAAATCGTGGCCGTAAGGGAGGCTCACCGCAGGGTGGAGGCAGCCAGCAGCCGCCACAGGCTCAGCAGCAGCGCCCTAGCCGCACGGGGCAGGATCGTCCAGAGCGCCGTCCAAATCCGGGCCGTCCGGAGAATGGTCGACCCGCTCGCAGCGAGAATCCGGCAAAGGCCACGGGTAGACCGGATGGCCAGCAGCGTCCCGAGCAGGGGCCTCGCACCGAGCGCAACCCCCGCAGCGAGCAGCGCCGTCGTCCATCGAATGGCGGCAACCGCGAGGGCGGCAACCGCGAAGGCGGAAATCGTGAAGGAGGCAATAGGGGAGGCGATCGCCGCCCCAACCGTAACCGACCCGAGCGCCCTAGCGAGGGCGGCACCAACGGTGGAGCCGAGTAGGCCGTATAACGACACGCGTATCACGACACACGACTTGCATTCGTGATACCTGATACGTGATACCCATTAGAGGTAAGACAACGCTATTTCGACGGATCTTTATAGAATCAAGAATGAAAACGATTAGGAATATAGCGCTCCTTGCAGCAGGAGCGCTTCTTATCTCGCTAGCTTCGTGCGATAAGCAGAGGGTGTACGAGGGCAGCAAGGCCATCGGATCGGTGTGGAGCAAGGATTCGCTTGCCCGCTTCGAGGTGAACATCGACGACACCCTAACCACCCAAAGCGTTTACGTAACCATGAGGAACTCCAGCAGCTACCCGTTTCGCAACGTGTACCTGTTTGTGACCACCGTTGCCCCATCTGGGGCCTACGTGCGCGACACGATGGAGTGCTACCTGGCCGACGATACGGGCCGATGGCTCGGCAAGGGATTCGCCAAGTACTGGGATAGCCGCTTTGCCATGCGCAAGAACGTGAAGTTCCCCGAAAAGGGAACCTACACCTTTACCATTCAGCAGGGCATGCGCCTGGAGGAGCTGCCCGGCATCCACGATGTGGGAATCAGAATAGAACGTGTAAACTTAAAATAGGACTGTTACAAGGTGGGAAAGAATAAGCTTCAGCGGTTTGCTGAAAACGAAACGTTTAAAAATTTGGTTCAGCCCGAGTTCGACGCCGTATTCGGCTGCGACTATCACCTAAAGGGAAATTGGCACGCCAGCTTCTTTGGCAACAGCAAGCCCATCGTACTGGAGCTGGGCTGCGGCCGCGGCGAGTACACCGTTGCCCTAGGGCAGAAGTTCCCCGAGAAGAGCTTCATCGGAATCGACGTAAAGGGTGCCCGCCTGTGGCGCGGGGCGAAGACCGCTACCGAGGATAATATGGACAACGTGGGCTTCCTGCGTACCCGCATCGAGTTCATCCGCTCGCTCTTCGGCAAGGATGAGGTGGCCGAGCTCTGGATCACCTTCCCCGATCCTCAGCTCAAGAAGAGCCGCCTCAAGAAGCGCCTCACCTGCTCGGGGTTCCTGAACAGCTATCGCGAGTTCCTGGCCCCCGATGGCATCGTACACCTGAAAACCGACAACCAGAACCTCCACTTCTACACCAAGAAGCTGCTCGAGGAAAACGGCATGGAAATCCTGGTGGCCACCAACGACCTTTACAATAGCGGCATGGCCGACGAGATCCTCTCCGTAAAAACCAAGTACGAGCAGGACTACCTGGCCAAGGGGATGCCCATCACCTACCTCAAGTTCCGCATCCACGGCGACAAGCCGCTGGTGGAGCCGGCCGATATCGAGCCGTTCGTGATCTAAAGCGTAGCACGACATACGACACACGTAGCACGATTTGCTATTGATGATACTTAAGTAGAATGCCGGGGAGACCCGGCATTCGGCATTTTAGAGGGGTAGGAAGGGCAAGGCAGACCTTCCGATGGGCATCTCACAGCTTGTGAGAGTGAAATCCGACCCTCCGATCGTCGTCTCACAGCTTGTGAGAAGTAGGTTTGTCCCTTCGCTCATCGGAGCACATCTGGGCGAATTTTCCCGGCATTGTTTGTGTTTTAAACCCCGTTTATTTAAGTATTAAACCGTGTTTATTCTCTTTGATATGGTATAGAGGTAGCTTTGGGATAAGAAAAATATCTTTCTTTCTTCTTAAATGGACACCGATTTCAAGTTGGTAATTTAAGTTTTTGAATAGGATGAATATTTAAGGAGAAAATTAAAATCAATTTGGCATGAATAATTTTTCTAATCTTAGAAATGACTCCTTTTGGAGTCCAAAGACAAAAGAAACTATACTAGTTTTGATTGTCAAATGGCTTTTAAAGATTATAGAAGAGTGGATGTTAAAAACATC
It includes:
- a CDS encoding acyloxyacyl hydrolase, whose product is MDKKSARNPFLSFNYQGGAVLPTNDFVTKQKNKPTYNSYSLKYGYSAAGDRWQDYAYGMPYGGVGFYFANFYNDNDALGNPFALYAFQGTTLNDYSKALKFKFEWQLGASFNWRPYDPFTNHENIALGSSSNVFISLNLYANYQFAPHWDFDFGVSMSHFSNGASRLPNKGINLFAPFFEFNYSFDKKPVINGKHRFVPPTIEPRIDYDLLVNISSRQRRFDTTGTNLPSEYLDRNFGVYGISFAPMVVSSYKYKYGASLDFLYDESSRAKASRAVNPIDSKTYDRIELGPFWHRFSLGVSAKGELVLPNYSIFANLGYNIIHGNDKDKPLYQVAGVKVFLKDNLFGTFGIRASKFSKAQYLYWSLGYTFKGSPVSKIKKTIPAIIKGN
- a CDS encoding DNA polymerase III subunit, which gives rise to MLFKDIVGQDELKERLIRGVHEGRISHAQMFLGEPGSGTIPLAIAYAQYLNCQNRGEHDSCGVCPSCHKVQKLMHPDVHFTFPINKTSEIGDKVVVSDLFLSYWRSIVENLTYFDEQDWYSHIDLGNKQGLISVAEADNIIKKLSFKAYEGEYKVLIMWLPERMNIAASNALLKLVEEPPAKTVFLMVAQEEGKVLKTILSRTQIIRVPRIRYDDMVRSLTERYPSSSMPIESVARLSSGSMIEARRLLELDEEGDEFFGYVIGLLRFCYQSNVIGLIEWSEEVATLGRDRIKRLLAYAERVIREAFMLNLRMEAVSYLPLNPEQQKFYANFKPFIRPNNIEETFTLLNTAIHHINANGNAKIVLADMSLKMVKLIKP
- the ricT gene encoding PSP1 domain-containing protein, translating into MSKHPHNIDFSRGCCFTHNDQDEAIAVSLDGGQKLSTYDWLSDLPQTAIENDVFEVRFKNTRKGYYRNANKLQLKKGDIVAVEASPGHDIGIISLTGELVARQMKKTGVHPNNLEFKKIYRKAKPTDIEKWQESIAREQQTMIKSRQIANRLNLNMKVGDVEFQGDNTKAIFYYIADERVDFRQLIKDLAEAFKIRVEMRQIGARQEAGRIGGIGSCGRELCCSTWITSFSSVTTNSARHQEISLNPQKLAGQCSKLKCCLNYELDAYVDAQKDFPRVSEPLQLFDGLAFLQKTDILKGLMWFSAAPDSTLNLTEVSVDRVKEILELNRRGIKADKLLGEISEETMVKARMMEEPDFKNVVGEDSITRFDRTGKRSSRGRNRGRKGGSPQGGGSQQPPQAQQQRPSRTGQDRPERRPNPGRPENGRPARSENPAKATGRPDGQQRPEQGPRTERNPRSEQRRRPSNGGNREGGNREGGNREGGNRGGDRRPNRNRPERPSEGGTNGGAE
- a CDS encoding gliding motility lipoprotein GldH; translation: MKTIRNIALLAAGALLISLASCDKQRVYEGSKAIGSVWSKDSLARFEVNIDDTLTTQSVYVTMRNSSSYPFRNVYLFVTTVAPSGAYVRDTMECYLADDTGRWLGKGFAKYWDSRFAMRKNVKFPEKGTYTFTIQQGMRLEELPGIHDVGIRIERVNLK
- the trmB gene encoding tRNA (guanosine(46)-N7)-methyltransferase TrmB, which gives rise to MGKNKLQRFAENETFKNLVQPEFDAVFGCDYHLKGNWHASFFGNSKPIVLELGCGRGEYTVALGQKFPEKSFIGIDVKGARLWRGAKTATEDNMDNVGFLRTRIEFIRSLFGKDEVAELWITFPDPQLKKSRLKKRLTCSGFLNSYREFLAPDGIVHLKTDNQNLHFYTKKLLEENGMEILVATNDLYNSGMADEILSVKTKYEQDYLAKGMPITYLKFRIHGDKPLVEPADIEPFVI